The genomic region CTGAGGAAGGCGAGGTGAAGGAAGGACAGGTCTAGTATCATCACTTGACTCTAGAACAAAAGTTTAATATCACAGACTGTAAAAAGAGTCAGTAATAAAATGATATACATTAAATATTCCTCTTACTTCTGCTAACAGGAACATGTACATAGAGGGTTTGCTCATTTACCAAAAGACCTCTGTAAATGACCTGACTCTACTCTACAGAGCTTCTTTTGTTTGTAGATACTGTAAACATTTAGAATTTCTAAGGCTAAAAACAGGCACAAGTCTCCCATGACCAGTTATTATTCCCAAAAGCATTATGGAACATATTCCAAATCTGCTTTTTGTAACAATGAAAATAACTGAAACATGATAACATCATTCATGATGCAGACTTCATTAAAACAGGAATCCATCGGAACTGGGACAACGATTAAGAACATAGAGGGAATACTCTTTTTCTGTTATCATCTATTACATCACAATTACGTTTCCAGACTCTCTGTGATGGGTGTTGCTCAATTGTATAGGGTGGTAGGTGTAAAACAGAGGCTGAACCGTTCCTAGGTGGGTAAAACTCAACGGCAGTAGGTGAGCACCGCGGCTTTGGAACACCACGGGTGGGATCAGCACACACCCACTCTGCTGACCCCGACCCCGCAGCCACGGGCTAGGGGACACCCTCCAAAAGATGTTAAGACACTCCTCTCTAATTTCCATGAGGTGATTTTGCTTTGTGCCTTGTTAAGGTACCTGAGCCAACCGTCCGTCTCGTTTCGGGCTGGTCGTTGGGTTCCAGAGGGCTCTGTGTCCCTTTTTGCTGAGCAGCTCCGCGTGGGCCAGCACCGCAGCAGACAGCTCCCAGTGTCTGTCACAGCAGTGCTGCACTTCCAGAGACACGATGCAGAAACATCAACAGCAGTTGTCATCTCGAAGTCCTTCTATGCCCTGCACACCTGCACCATTCCAGCCAGGACGACTCACCACCAAGTGATCTTGAACTCGTAGATGGGGCGCTTGCAGTAGTAGTGGTTGACCAGGTGCTTGTCGCACACGCCGATGCACTGGTGGTCCACAGTGATGCCTCTGGCAGACAGGTCTGACACGATGCAGTGCAGGAGGTCGTACACGTCAGCCACGGCCTCCCAGGGGCCGAAAGACACGTCGACTTCGCAGTGGTGTTCAAACAGCTTTGTCTCGCTCTCGCTCCTCTCGAAGCGTAAGGAGTTGAAGTGGGGGCACTCGTAGGGAGTGATGGGCATCTCCTCTTTGAAGACACACACCTTCAGTTTAGCGAATCTCGCTTTTCTCTGCATAGCTCTGAGCTTTGCTATTTCGATTATCCGTTCCAGATGgtctaaaaaacaaaaacccaacgggctgaaaacagcaatgaagcacctaagtaagagaaaacaaacGCACCCTGAGTGagtctgcagatgacaccaagctgggtggaagtgtccaTCTGcctgagggtagggaagctttacacaGAGACCTAGATAGGCTGGGTGCCTGGGCCAAGGTCAGTTCTATGAGTTTCAACAAAGCAAACTACTGGGTCCTGCACtggggccacaacaacccccagcagtgctacaggcttggggagcagtggctggaaagctgccaggcacagagggacatGGAAGTGttggctgacagcagctgaacatgagccagcagcgtgcccaggtggccaagaaggccaatggcatcctgggctggatcaggaacagtgttgtcagcaggagaagggaggtgatcattgccctgtacttggctttggtgaggccacacttccaatattgtgtccagttttgggcccctctctacaaaaaggacatggaggtgctggagaggatccagaggctgggctaccaagctaggaagagatttggagcacgtcccatctgaggaatggctgagggatctggggctgtttagcctggagaaaagaaggctcaggagagacgttattgctctctacaactacctgaaaggaagctgcagtgaggcaggggtcagtctgttctccccagtaacaagccatagaaaagaggaaacagcctcaagttgcaccaggggaggttcaggctggatgtgaggaggaatttctttgctggcaggactgtcaggctgcccagggaggtgctggagtcaccgtccctggagcgGTTTCAGAgttgggtggatgttgcactggtggttggtagggctgggacaaaggctgcattccatgagcttaaaggtctcttccagctgaaatgattctatgattcatttaTTTCACATCAAACACATGACTGCAGAGCTTAATGAGGTATTCCTGACATAGCAGCAACGGGAAGGTGCATATAGCTAGATATCTAGTAATGAATTAGTCTCAGCTGTCTTGTGACCTTGGTGTCCTCACTAGATGCCTAGTTCCAGGTCCTAACAGAACAAATGCAGAGGCAGATAAACCTTCTCATTGAAAAACTCTCACATGTCATGGCCTACATCTTGCTCCCATTTAAGACAGCATAAAAACCCACATCCTCAGATGCAGCAGGAGCAAATCTAACATGGAGACATCTAAAGAGCATGAAAGGCACATGATAAACATCTCAACTACAGTGGAATTAGTCTGAATGCACTGTGGAATCACACTACATGCAGCAGTCAGTACTGCTCTACTGATTTACCTTTGTAATATGGCATTAGGCCCAGGAAAGCCTGTCgcactttttctcctttgagaGGCTGGACATCCTCCAGATGGTCTAGCAATGGTCCTATGGAATAATACTGAGCCTCCTTGTAAACTGGCCTCACTCTTTCCCTCGGTGGCAGGTCACCAGATCGTAGAAAGTTAAGTATGTCTCTAAAAAAAGGACCAAAAAATTAATTAAGCAACATGTTTCTGCCAAAATGGTTGTGTATGAAAAAGGAAACACTGGGTGGTAATTGTTTATTCCATTGAgacagcagctctcctgcttgGCTGGCAACTGCAGTAAGAGTCAGTCAAATTTCCTACAAAGGTTTTTGAGAGCATTGGACAGGTTCAAGTTTCCAAGTCATCCCTTCACACTGTTCATGTCAAAACTCATCCAAGAAAATACCATcatgttttaaacaaaagactCAAGGTGGAGCAACCACTTAAAACTGGAGAGGACAAGGTATTTCATGGGAAAGAGAGTGTAGCTGCCTCTTTTTGAGTTTATATCTGTGAGGAAATAATCTTTGCATTTTCCTGGAAAGCCATGTGCAGGGACATTTCATTCCACCCAGAACCAGCACTCGAGTTGAATGCACAGGAGCTTTTCTCAGCAGGGAATCGGGGCCATATGCACTTGTAGGATATCATCATCGTGATAACAAAAGAACCTTCCCTTGTAGTTCTGACACACTGTTAAgctacaggattttttttatcaggGAAAGAAATTACTTTATCAGCATTAACCAACAAAACTATTATTGACTGAATCAAATAAACAAGCCTCACTGCAGCCTTCAGCAGACTCTCAACAAATCCAGCCCGTGCTAATTcggctctgtgctgcagctggatTTTCAGTTCAGATTGGTAATGTCACACGTGGCTTTCCAACAAAGCAGCAGGCACTTCCAGCTGCCAGAGGCAGAGGAACCATTGTTTTCCAATAAACATAGTGGCTTTATCTCTTTCTGTCTCAGATTATAGCACAATCCAAACGTGCTTTGAAAATAATCCCATCCTTTTCCATTAAAGGAGATTAAGGAAATGTCTATAAAGTAAGAACAAGAAATGCAAGTCTGATGGGAgcaactgagggagctgagggtgttcagcctggggaagaggaggctgaggggagacagcagcactctctgacactccctgacagggaattgtagtgaggtgagggtcagtctcttccctGCAGTAtgaaatgacaggacaagaggaaacagcctcaggttgcaccaggggaggtttagattggacattaggaagaacattttcactgagaggattattaagcattggaactggctgcccaggaagctgggggagtgcccagccctggagggatcctaaagctgtggagctgagggccaggagtcagtgctgggctgggcagggtgaggagagggctgggactggaggagcttcaagggcttttccaaccaaagtaaTTCTATGAAATTGAAAAGAGTGCTTTGGGCAAAGACCTTCACCCATGAAAATTAACCCATTAATCACCTTTGCTAACCCACTCACACCAATCAAACAGAGCAGCAGTAGTTTAactaaaaacaaaccaaaagctgAACACGTAAAGGAGGAATCCCAGACGTGATGGAATATGGCAGCACCAGCAAAAACAACTATAAAAAATGATTCTTTGAGACTTGTGCTTTAACACCAGTTACATTATATCCCatttaaacactgaaaacttCATGCTTTAACTGTTTAAGACACCTAGGTgcattccttccaacccctgtatCACATTTTAAACGAGCTTCCTATGAAAAGCAATGCtgaatatattcttttttaaagcatcaAACCAGCCTGAAGCTTTGAAAGGGGACAGAGGAGACAAGGTACAAATTCAACACatgacttgtttttcttttcctgttgtaaAACTTAAgcccttaagaaaaaaaaacccaaacagtttTTTCACTGCAGTTTATTCTTCTCTTGAGATGCCTGAAGGTGTGGGTGCCAGCCAGCCACCTTCACCTACTACACAAACAGAGCTTCACTAAAAGAAACATCTAAGTTacgagaagaaaaagaagttacaacttagtttgctttaaaaatcattttcttcattaacaACTTTGACAGTCTGCCACTGAGGACACTGTACGTACCCAAAGTAGGTTCCGTCTCTGTCAATAAAGTATCTGCCTTCAGCATCTGTTGGGATGTAGTGTCTCCCACTGAACATTGCTGCCAACATTGTGTCCTCGTAACGCCTCAGCGTTGACAGCCTTGTTGTGAAATACATACCACCCACGTTTAGTGGGACGACTTCTGGAAACTGCAAAAGCAACCACATGGTCAGAAACGACCCTCTGGCCCTTTGCAGACGTTGAGGCCAAAGGGTTACAGCTTCTACAAGACACAGCACATAAGCTTTGCTACTGTGACATAACTAGGTCCCACAGAAGCTTCTTCTCTGGCATGTTACCCCAAAAGAGTGATGCTTGGGGATTAACAACCTGAGAGCTTCATCTGGCTTCTGGAGTAACCagtgaatgctttctttttggttGGCAATCTAAACCAGAAGTAATTACTTCACTTGAATACCAGATACTCGCTAAAAGCATAAATACCTTCTCTTGGCTCtttgggggaaagaaaaagcatgacAAAAAACCCTCCCCACCCTTACAACACCTGTACCCACGTACACACACACAACATGGGTAGGAGAACTCGGGCTAGCCCTGGGACTTGTACTCTATTGCTGCTCCACTGGATCCTTTATACAATACTGTACTGAGAAACCCCAGTGCTTCTGTATTTATGTTAGGTTTACAGTGGGCCTAAAATCTTAATATCAGGCCTTAAAACGCTTTGGTACAAGAACAAATCCTTAGCTATGTTTGCCAAGTCCAAAGATGGAGGGAAATCCTGAGTAATGCAGCCAAGCTCTTGAGGTTTTAAAGATTCAAGAAGGTGAACTTTATTCAATCCTTTAGCTTATAATGGAACCTGAAATCCACAGCCATAAATACTGCAGGAAAGAAGCCCCGAATCCTTTGGCACTCAAGCACTACATGCTGCAAAAGCTGGACCTgatcagatcacagaatcattttggttggaaaagccctttaagctcctgcagtcccagccctctcctcaccctgcccagcccagcactaacccctggccctcagcacctcagctccagggctttgggatccctccagggctgggcactcccccagctccctgggcagcctggcacaggggctgacacccctctcacggaaacagttctgcctcagctccaatctcaatcTCTCCTGGatcaacttgaggccgtttcctcttatcacttgttacttgggagcagagaccgacccccagctccctgcagcctcctgtcagggagtgtcagagagtgctcctgtctgccctcagcctcctcttctccaggctcaacacccccattccctcagcccctccctagccccttgtgctccagccccttccccagctctgtgcccggctctggccacgctgcagcccctcagtgtccctgtggcagtgagtgaggggcccagcactgacacagccctggagctgcagcctccccagggcccagcacaggggacaatccctgccctgctcctgctgccaccccactgctgatcccagccaggctgcccttggccttgcTGGCCAGCCAGGCCTGCCGCCGGCTCCTCTTCAGGGGCAGCCCCGGCGGTGTCTCACCTGCTGAGGCCGCAGCggcagcgccggccccgccTGGGTGGCGGTGGGAGTGGCCGGCTCCTGAAAGTCATCCTCTGCCTCCGAGCTCGACATGGCATCATCCGGGTCCGCGCTCGCCCTGCTTTGCCCCGTGACTACCACCATCCCTCTGGCTGCGGCGCGCAGGTCTGCGGGGCGGGCGGCCGTGGCAGAGCTGGACGGGGGTCCGGGCCCGCGTCAGGCGGCGCGCTCCCCGCGGGCTGCGGAGCAGGTGCCGGGCGGCACGGCACGGAACGGCGCGGCGCGGAAGGGCACGTCTCGGCACACAGCGCCGCGGCTCAGCGCGCAGCGGGCACGGGCGCGGAGGGAGACGCCGCGGTGCGCCGCCCCGAGGCCGGGCCGGCCGTGGCGGGACAGCGCGGCGCCCATTGGCTGCGGCGCGCGAGCGGGGCGCGCGGCGTCATCCGCCGGGGGAAGAGCAGTtgccgccccccgccctgccCGCTGCACCGGCCGCCCCTGGGCCCCCCGCCCTGCCCGCTGCACCGGCCGCCCCTGGGCCCCCCGCCCTGCCCGCTGCACCGGCCGCCCCTGGGCCCCCCGCCCTGCCCGCTGCCGCCCCTGGGCCCCCCGCCCTGTCCGCTGCACCGGCCGGCCCGACACCGCCCCGCACGGCCTTGGCGCCGGGGGCGCAGCCACCCGACCTACGCCCGCCGCCGCCACACCGCTGGCCTGCAGGCCTCGCCCCCAGCCGTGCAGCGGGAGCCGGCGGCTCGCCGGGATGAGCACGCCATCACCGCGGGCCTGGCGGGGTTGGGGAGGTCCAGCCGTACCCGTCTTTGATAACCCCGCGGTTAACGCCGCGTAGCCgggcccgccgctgcccgcgggGGAAGGGTCTCTCCGCCTTTGGCAGGGGCTTGTTAAGGCAGTCACGGTGTGTGTGTGCCGAGGCCCGCGCTGCCAGGACAGCCTGCAGCACAGATGGTTATCGGGATAGTACAGTCTTAATACTAGTTCTAACTGCAAAGCATCAGCACATCTGGACCTAGGTGGGCTGTTTTAATCTGTCTCCTGTGATCTCTGTATCTGCTGGCAGAGGCTCTGCCCAGGCCCCTGTCCCTGTCAGGTCCTGCTCCCGAGTTGCCACAGAACAtcaaaagagaaggaatgttggcacagctgcctctgctacACTTACTGATTGACTAAATGGCTATTTTGTAAAGGTCAAAATCAACAAGCGGAAATGACATCAAATTTTAATAGCCATGATTAATTATTCTGCCTCGCTCATTGTGCTAATACGGCCACATCATCTGCCTGGCTGTTGGGCTCAGCTCCTGAAGGAAACACTGGGAGTTCATACTAAACCCAGGCAGAACCGGGATGCTCTAAGCAGATACTGCTTAAAGAGCTGATGGGATCCAAACCTCCACATTCTGTCAGGGCAGGCACAACCTCCTTTCACCGGCATCCAGAGATGAATCCAAGATCCTGTTTAACACACTAACAAACCAGGACAAGTAGGTACCACAAAGGCTGACTTTTGAAACTGCTGCTTGTTCAGAGATCTGTGTCAGCACAAGACAGGCATTTCATCTCTCTACAGTTCTAAACACAGACTTGCACTTCATCCTTTCTCCACCACAGTACATAGTGTGGGCCAAGAAACAAGGACAGAAGGGTTTCTCAACACCCACAACCTAGGAACAATCTTTGTCTTGAAACAAAAGTGATTCTGACATCATTAATTGCCCAAACAAGCCAGCCATGCCTCACAGATAAGAACATAATAATCAAGGATTATTTTGGTAGGGGCTCCTTTAAGGAGGTAAACAGATGATCATCAAGAAACAGCTTGCCTAAGCTCAGTTTATAAATGGTGTGGTCAGAATGCAGTGTGTTTACTGTGCATTTACTCTTTATGATGCTGTTACCTCACACCAGTGCTTCCACTGCTCTGTTTCCAGGTCTCTCAAGACCAGGCAAAAGAACTCAACACTGACCAAAAATGCAGTCTTTACATTTTCATATTACTGTCACATAAATGGAGTATATTCTGCACAACTGAACTTCAGCTCACAGACCACAGAATGCATTTTGGGTAAGTTCATCCACTTGGCACAGGTCCTCTTTTCACAAGAGGAGCAGAGATTTGAGGAAAAGGAATTGTCCTTCATCTTTCACAATCATCTTTCAACATGACACCAAggtttagggaaaaaaaccccacaagcaaGCATACTGTAATTACATGACACTCCTGAGTAATAACCTTCTGTGCCATTGGACCTCACACAAAACCATCTCCTCAACAGTGAGGTTTAGCATATGATATCTTAACCTGTAATTAGTCCAGGATTTCAAGTAAGATTAGAGGCAGTAAAATGAAGAGACTGGTCATTGACAAGTTGAACCTGTTTTTGGATGTTCATTAAGAGGTAAGTGAAGTTCCCCTCTGGGTTTGTATCGCTTCCTGCTCATCCGTGGATGTGGAGCAGGGAAACAGCAGTGTGCTGGCTACAACAGAGTCTGcctaaaacaaaatcagaagttAATCACTGCCTGTTTGTTTCTGACACAAAACCTTTTACATCTTGGTCCTCTGCATTTTGTAAAACCTTGCTAGGCTAACAAGGTCACCAGAAAGCATCTGTCAGATGTTGAAGGCCAAGCTGAAGGTTAAACTCAGAAATGAAGAATGATCTGGTTATATTTGTGCAAGATGTACTTGGTAGATATTGACTGGTCAAGGCTGTAATCAGGAAACTGCACTGGTAGCAGTCTTTGAGCAAGGATATCCCAGAATAATTAGGCCTTGAAGAGGCAGTTGATCAAGATGTTTTGGGGATGCCTTGTGTGCATTGCCAACTTGTCAAGGAAGCTCAATGGCCCCATATTCTAAACTGAATTATCCTCATTGTAATACTAAAAATCATGCCCTCAGGACAAAAGACCCTTCCCTTCAGCATGGGTGAAAGTTATGGAACTATATTGCCAAGCAGTCATTGTAAAGAGAACGGACTTGGAAACTCACCAGCTCTGCAGGTCTTGTGTGAAGAACATCCTGGAACATCCTGTTGGTGGGAAATCACCGAGGCCCGGGGGCTGCACGGGCCCCACAACAAATAAACGCAGTCTCTCCAGAGCATGTGCCAAGGGACAGCGCCGGGACCCTCCACCACCCCCAGCCCGTGCCGGGACCCGCCTGCCACCGCCGCGGCTGCCGAGGGCGGGGGGAGGAAGGGCCCTCCTTCCGCGCCGGggcttgtttggggttttttgactcATTTCTGCTCATATTTTTCACGGGAGAAGTCCCGTAAGAGCCATTAGCTACCGTTGCGCCGGTGGCCGCGGTCCCCCCGCGCCCGGCGGCAGTTCCCGCTGCCggcagcaggggctgctctggggccgCTTCTGCCAACACAGCAGCTGGGCAGCACTCGGCAAAACCAGGTCCTGAGCACGCCCAAACGTCATTCCGGCACTGCTGGTTTCACAAAGACGTGCTGGTGATCTCAGACTGAAGGTGTAGCAACAAACGAAGCCGAAGAAAACAGTTGTTTCGTAGCTTGAGAGGCAGAAGTTGTGGAAATACTCACATCAGTGGCAGAGGCCAAGGCCACCTTCGGTTTGCCAAGAGCCAGTGAGGGGAGCAGAGAGTAAGACACAAAAGAATCCACCAAAAACCTCACTTGAATAATGATGCTCCACATTGAAATTTGCACCTTAAAGCTCTGAGCATCTGTCAGTCAGAGCAGGGTTGTCACAAGcagctgccccccagcagcacctgtCTGAACATAAGTGCTTTTGAGGCACAAATTCAATAGGCTAGAAATGACCaactttttccttcagtaaCCAAACCTCACATTACTCTTTTGTACCTCTCATCAGGATACTTTTCCCTCATCACTcagctattaaaaacaaaatgaagtcaACTGCAAACCTTAAAGAGATCCAAACACAGGACATTAGATCCTGCCTTCCACATGAGTACTGCATCGATATCTTCAGTTATTGGATTCTTAACTCTGAGGCCAaacattaaagagaaaaatcacatttaaagcatttattttgaaaaataaaatacaaaagatCATTGAATTGTAATTGTACATGTAATTTATCaacttcttgtttttaaataaaagatatttaacAATTTCCACAtgtgaataaaaacaaaacaacagttCCACCACAAGTCTTTTAGGACAAACACAGACCACTCTTGAAAGCTTCACACATTTAAAACCAAGCTTCTACAGAAGAGAAAGGTATCTTTGAAGATGTAGTTCTGGGATTAAGACAGAATAGCCAGTTCTGAGATAGCcactgcttttcagtttttaaaaacctttaaaaagagTTGTGCAAACATCCTACAGTTCCACATTAACAtcagtgttttggtttgttggctTGTGGGTTTTGTAGCCAGGTTTACATGCACTCAACAGCAATGTTTGGAACACAAACAGTATGAAAGAAATGGGGGAGAGAGTCCTGAAAAAAGCAGACCATGAGCAGTGCACCTGATGGATCTCAGCGACACAGTCCAGGGCTGTTGCTTCCACTGAAGATGCAGCAGTCTTTTCTCTAAAGGCAAAGAAACAGTGAAAGCTTCAACATCTTTAATAGTGTGGTTTTATCCTTGCCAACGTTGTGCAATTACAATCAATGCACATCTAAGAGTAAACTGTTACCTCAGTAGGTGAAGAGTCACTGCCAAGCCTGACCACAACCACAAAACACTTTCCTGTACAGGTGTCTGCCTTTTCCATCGCTTCTCATTACAGTTACCCCTTGGAGCACATTCAGGTACCAAAAGATGTAGATGAATTTGCACTTTCATTCCAAATGCTCCTAAAAGGGGGCTGCATTTATACACAATGGGAGAGTGGCCTCTCCCATTACACCATAGCAGCAGAAATGGACCCCATTTTCAGCTTATCCTTGGGTTTTCATCCACCCACATCCCCAAATccttctccacagggctgcCCTCAGTCCTCCCATCACCCAGAATGGGAGTAGTGGTGTAGTTCTACCTACTAACTTTCAAGTTCAAGCTCAAAATCATGGCAACAATGTAACGGCACAGCAAATGCTGCAAATTGTGATGAGCCATGTAGAGCTGCACTGTGATTCTTAAAGCACATAACTATGCTTGTGTAGCTCTCACCACTGACACTTACCCCAGGGTGATTACTACAGATTCTGAATCGAGATTCATACCTCCATATTTTTCTTACCCAGAATATTACATGGAGTTAAGGTGATTTTTCTTAAAGTTACAGAACTAAATCAAGAGCAGCAAATGAGCAGCACTGCATGCTCCTTTGTTACCTTCTGTGCATGACACATCCATGGTATCTTCTATTCCATAGGTTCAGTctgtaaataattaaaatgcaattaGGTGTTTCAAAGATACCCTTATCAGCACCAATGTTTGTACTCAGAACCATCTAGCTGTTTAGTTACATGGTGTTGCTTTTATCTTTAGTACAACACTAAGGGAGAACACTGTCAGCACTGATTTCAACCCCATCATCAGGTTTTATGGTTCAAGCAATATTCTCTTACTATTGCACAAAGCTTATTTGGGGATTTTAGGTGATCTTCCTTCACTTTGGCAAACACTGATGACAGTTTATCATCATACCAGACTAACTAGATACATCCATCTCCTGAAATTTAACAGAGTCCCAGTTTGAAACCTCTGCATTGGATGAACTGAAGAGGACATTTACTAGCAATAGTGGGCCAAGTTCTTTTGATATCTCACCAGATAACTGGAAGATACAAACAGCACAATTTCACTAAGGGACACTGTGGGCAGACCAAGGCTCATTTCTTCTGCTAGCACACTATCTATACACAGTGTGCTGAATCTGAACAATTGCTCATCTCCCTGCATCTTCCACAAATCCTTATCAGCAATGTTGAATCTCCCCCTCTTGACACACCCTGTGCCCTCAGCCATATACTCTGCAACTTCATCTGGAGGCTTGTAGATAATCTGGAAATAACCACAGTAATTGCATTTGAAAGCACTAGAAATTACTACAGCAGACTTTCTGAATACAACTTGCTGACAGTAACCTTGAAGCAGACACATTTAAATAGTTGTCTTGCCGTGAAGCTGCACAGACATTTTGGCCAGCAGTTGAGAGTGAACACGCTGTGAGCAACAGCACATTCAGCTGCGTGGTGCCAGGTTCTTAGAGGGTTTCTGTCAGCTGAGCACAACTTGCAAAGCATCAGCATTAACTTTTCCAAGGGTGAGAGCAGGCAAACATCCAGTCAGAGAGCGAAGCCCACGTTAGAGACCACATAAAGACTGATCAGAAAGATTTGGTGTCCACAGCAAAAGGTTATATTCTGAAAACATGAAACAGACACTACAGCTATTTGACTTTACTGATCCATGTTCATTTTATCTTGCC from Colius striatus isolate bColStr4 chromosome 20, bColStr4.1.hap1, whole genome shotgun sequence harbors:
- the KCTD7 gene encoding BTB/POZ domain-containing protein KCTD7, which translates into the protein MVVVTGQSRASADPDDAMSSSEAEDDFQEPATPTATQAGPALPLRPQQFPEVVPLNVGGMYFTTRLSTLRRYEDTMLAAMFSGRHYIPTDAEGRYFIDRDGTYFGDILNFLRSGDLPPRERVRPVYKEAQYYSIGPLLDHLEDVQPLKGEKVRQAFLGLMPYYKDHLERIIEIAKLRAMQRKARFAKLKVCVFKEEMPITPYECPHFNSLRFERSESETKLFEHHCEVDVSFGPWEAVADVYDLLHCIVSDLSARGITVDHQCIGVCDKHLVNHYYCKRPIYEFKITWW